The following nucleotide sequence is from uncultured Draconibacterium sp..
ATCTATCGTTACCGATGATATCTTTAAACTTTTGTAATGGAACGGAATTGTTGTTAATTACAATCTCTTTATTCTTTATTTGTAACTTAAGTATATCATTTGGCATGCCTCCTCCATAACTCACCTCGCGTTTGCAGAATGTATCAAAATCGTAATCTATTAAATTTTCCAGTTGTACAAATTTTTTCTCGGAGTGTATAAAAACTACACCATTATTTATCATTGCAATATTAGAAGGGGTGTTGATACCTACGCCTTTGCAGAATCCTTCAAAAACAAATTTATCGCGAAGGAGGCATACAAAATTATATGGATCATACTGGGGATGTTGAGAATGTTGGTTTTTACTATTGCGAGCATGTGCAAATTTTAGCCAAGGGATATAATTCTTTGTAATTTGATGGGTTTTTCTATCCAAACCAAAGAAAAAATATTTTTTATTGATTTCCCCTGTGCGAAATATGTATAATAGCTGTTCAAGAAAGATTTGAAGTTCACCTTTAAGTTTACATTCCGGGTAATATGATTGGTTTTTAACGTATAGCTTCCAGTTTTGAATCAATACCACCGGGAAGATTAACCGACCAGCGGTTTTACCCCCATGATAGATGCAACGGTCTAGAAATGATAGACCATAGAAATACATCAATGAGACACCCTTTTTTAAACTACTTATATTCATTACAAATCTCTTTTTTTTATAAGTTTAGCAGGGATCCCTCCAACAACGCAATATTGAGGTACATCTTTGGTAACAATAGATCCTGCAGCAATGACGACTCCATCTGCAATTGTAACTCCAGATGTAACAACACTATTTGCACCTATCCATACATCGTTTCCAATTACTATATCAGCTTCAGTTCGTTGTTGATATACCATCGGGATTCCATTTTGAATCATCCCGTGATTTCCACTGAATAATTTTGCACCCGGACCAACTAATACATTGTCTCCAAATATTATTTTAGAGTTCTTTTCTGCCCATATACAGCAATCCATTGTTATGCGTACATTATTCCCCATTGTTATATTTTGTGCATTTCTAATTGATGCTCTGGTATGAATCCTTACATATTTACCTTTCTTTAACAGCCTTTTTCTCCATATAACATGCTCGTGTATGAAATAAAAAAAATTTGAGATTAAGGCACCTAAAAGGCTTATGGAGATAGTTCCTTCAATGATCTCAATTAAGAAAGATCTGAGTTGTCCTTTATACCAAGGAGTTACTTGAGTATTCAAGATATTTATTTTTTTATTATACTTCTGGCGAACAAGAAATGCATAAGGAAAAAGGTTGCTCTAATTCTTCTATCATCAAGAAGAGAAAGAATTCTGCCGAAAGATCTGAAAATCCTTGTTTCATATTTCAACCACGTAGACATGTCTGAAATAGAATTAGAGGGAAACCAACTTCTAGGAAAGAAGTGAGAATTTTCATTTAGTTCATTCCTTTTTTTGTTGCTCTGAATCGGGGATCCAATTGTTTTAAAAGACTGCCGATTGTTCCATATATAAATGGTTTTAAATCATCTAAACTTCCATCTTGAAGAGACTGGTGACTGCTAAAAAGTTGATTGAACCACTTCGGTTTGGTCTTAAATCTGTTTTTTGATTTTACAAACCATAAAAAATCTAAACCTAAATAGCGCAAGTAAGTACCTGGCGTATAATTGAATTTTTTTGGTGTCAGCTTTAGTGAAGTACTTACAATATTCTCGGCAAAATCAACTCCGGCTGAGTATGAGGCTTTTATACATGCTGGTATTCTTGGATTGATTTCCATTATTTTAATAATATTGTCTCGTGGGTCTTCGATTAAATCAAAATCGGCAAATCCTTCCCAATTAATCTTTTTAAGTACCTTATAACACAGCTGTACCAAATCTTTTCTGTCAATAGTTTGATTGAAGCAACTGCTTCCGCCTTTTTCAGGATAAAACCTCATTTTATGGATAACTGTTGAGTTTATTAATTCTTTTTTGTATACAAATAGTTCAACTTTAAATTGTTTGCCTCCTGGTGGAATATATTCTTGCAAATGGCAATTCCCGTATTCTTTAACGATCTGAGGTAATTTTGACCTCATTTTTTCTACTGAATTAACAATTGCAAATCCTCTGGCTCCACTCGTTTCGTTGGGTTTAATTAAAGCAGGAAAAGATATGTTTGCATGAGCAATTTCAATCTCAGGAATAGACAAATCAATGGTTCTGGGATGAGGAAAATTATTTTCAAAACAAAGATTCATCAGTTGATTCTTATCATATCCTTTCATGAAAGTCTTATAATTTGGAATTATACAATTCGTATATGTTGCAATTTGTTTTTTATACAAACTCATATAACGGGCAGAATCATCATTCATCGGAATTATAACATCTATTTTATTGTTAACAATGAGTTGCATGAGACTTTCATGATAATTTGAGATATTATCTTTTTTGGTAGATGGAAATATGAGTCTTTTGTCCGCGTATTTTGTATTATATCCGTATGAGTTTTTAGTCTCACATAATAGAATTACATAATACCCCAGTTTTTTTAAACTTTTGGCAACAGGTAATGCTTGAATCGTCTGACCGTCAAGAATTGCAACTGTTATCATTTTTATTTATTTCTGTATTTTAAAATTTTAATCGGAACACCACCAACGACGGCATATTCTGGAACATTCTTGTTTACAACACTACCTGCAGCTATAACAGCTCCTTTTCCGATTGTCACATTGGCGAGAATTATTGAACCAGCGCCAATCCAAACATCATCTTGAATTACAATATCACCATCATAATAGTCTTGTTTTATACTTGGAGTATTAATGTCATCCGTCGAATGATTATAGGCAAACATCATTACCCCGGGGCCGGTATGTACAAAATTGCCGATACTTATAACTGCATTTTTTCTTCCTGCTTGCAGGACATTATTATGGTTTAGCAAACAATTCTCACCGATGCTGATCCTTTCAGCCTCACGTAGAATGACAGTTGGGTGAATTTTACTCTTTTTCCCAACGTTTAGTATTCTTCGCCCTCTAGCAAAATTAATTACAAAGTAGGAGAACAAATATGCAGTATGCCTGAAGAAAGAGTATGAAAATAAGGTTCTTATTATCATGCATAAATACTGAAAATGAGAGGGCCTATTAAATTCAACTTTTTCCATATACTTTTTTTATAAAAAGAATCCTTAAAATTTGGGGCACAATACTAAATAAAACGGATAAGGACCGATAGTTAACTCTTCTAGGTTGCTGAATTAAGCGATATATCCCTTCCATGCCAGCTTTCTGCATCCAAATTGGTGCCCGTTTTACATTTCCGGCTTGATAATCAAATACTAATCCTACACCTATCAAGATGGATGAATCGATGCTTTTTATAAATAAATCCATAACCCGTTCCTGTTTTGGTGCTCCAAGTCCTAACCAAAAAAAAGTTGGTTTTAATTTATTTATTAGCTTTACTATTGCATCGTTGGCAAGTTCTTCAGGTGAACCAAAAGGAGGAGATACGGCCCCAACTATTTGAAGATTGGGATATTTTATTAGAAGGTTGTCCTTCATTTTCTGAATTACTTCTGGTGTACTGCCATACAGAAAATGTGTGTATTTTTCATTTTGTGTGGTGCTACAAATGCTTTCAAATAAATCTGGCCCTGAGGTCTTTTTGACTTGTTTTAATCCTGAAGCATGTGCGTACCATTCAATAGGCTTACCATCCGGAACTGTTAAAAACGAGCTATTTAAAATTCGACAATAATCTGGATCGTGGTTCCCTATATACGTTGCCCTCGTATTAATAACACAAACATAGGCGGGAGTTTTGCTATTTGCTTGTTCCATGATAAGTTTTACAGCATCGTTTAAATCAGTAATACTTATTCCAACATTTTGAATTTTAAATCTATCTCTCATTTAACACTTATTTACTTTTTAAGGTCATTTTTTTATCTGGATCGTTAAATAACGTATCATTCTATCTTAATAATTTCATACAATTTATTCTAGCCAAAAGCTGATTAAATTCCATACTGTATTTAATTAGCTTTAGAGTTATAGGGAGAGTTTGCTTTCTTACTTGAATTACAATCTTCTCCATTATTTTAGGTTATTAAATGAAATACCATTTGTATTATGAGCAAGCCATTTGATTAGTTCAACAAATTCTACATTGAGAACACGGCCTTTTCCGATGTATTAGATGGAAATAGAAATCATTCCTGTGGTATTGTCTACAGTCAT
It contains:
- a CDS encoding ATP-grasp domain-containing protein, coding for MITVAILDGQTIQALPVAKSLKKLGYYVILLCETKNSYGYNTKYADKRLIFPSTKKDNISNYHESLMQLIVNNKIDVIIPMNDDSARYMSLYKKQIATYTNCIIPNYKTFMKGYDKNQLMNLCFENNFPHPRTIDLSIPEIEIAHANISFPALIKPNETSGARGFAIVNSVEKMRSKLPQIVKEYGNCHLQEYIPPGGKQFKVELFVYKKELINSTVIHKMRFYPEKGGSSCFNQTIDRKDLVQLCYKVLKKINWEGFADFDLIEDPRDNIIKIMEINPRIPACIKASYSAGVDFAENIVSTSLKLTPKKFNYTPGTYLRYLGLDFLWFVKSKNRFKTKPKWFNQLFSSHQSLQDGSLDDLKPFIYGTIGSLLKQLDPRFRATKKGMN
- a CDS encoding acyltransferase, whose protein sequence is MEKVEFNRPSHFQYLCMIIRTLFSYSFFRHTAYLFSYFVINFARGRRILNVGKKSKIHPTVILREAERISIGENCLLNHNNVLQAGRKNAVISIGNFVHTGPGVMMFAYNHSTDDINTPSIKQDYYDGDIVIQDDVWIGAGSIILANVTIGKGAVIAAGSVVNKNVPEYAVVGGVPIKILKYRNK
- a CDS encoding acyltransferase; this translates as MNTQVTPWYKGQLRSFLIEIIEGTISISLLGALISNFFYFIHEHVIWRKRLLKKGKYVRIHTRASIRNAQNITMGNNVRITMDCCIWAEKNSKIIFGDNVLVGPGAKLFSGNHGMIQNGIPMVYQQRTEADIVIGNDVWIGANSVVTSGVTIADGVVIAAGSIVTKDVPQYCVVGGIPAKLIKKRDL
- a CDS encoding WecB/TagA/CpsF family glycosyltransferase, whose protein sequence is MRDRFKIQNVGISITDLNDAVKLIMEQANSKTPAYVCVINTRATYIGNHDPDYCRILNSSFLTVPDGKPIEWYAHASGLKQVKKTSGPDLFESICSTTQNEKYTHFLYGSTPEVIQKMKDNLLIKYPNLQIVGAVSPPFGSPEELANDAIVKLINKLKPTFFWLGLGAPKQERVMDLFIKSIDSSILIGVGLVFDYQAGNVKRAPIWMQKAGMEGIYRLIQQPRRVNYRSLSVLFSIVPQILRILFIKKVYGKS
- a CDS encoding sugar-transfer associated ATP-grasp domain-containing protein, which gives rise to MNISSLKKGVSLMYFYGLSFLDRCIYHGGKTAGRLIFPVVLIQNWKLYVKNQSYYPECKLKGELQIFLEQLLYIFRTGEINKKYFFFGLDRKTHQITKNYIPWLKFAHARNSKNQHSQHPQYDPYNFVCLLRDKFVFEGFCKGVGINTPSNIAMINNGVVFIHSEKKFVQLENLIDYDFDTFCKREVSYGGGMPNDILKLQIKNKEIVINNNSVPLQKFKDIIGNDRWIVQERITNQSTDYAIFHPNSINTIRVVTIRDNDEIQILCAIFRMGANGRHSDNWSSGGISVGINIEDGTLEKWGFFKPGLGTKSDKHPNTGIVYENKKLPLWQEIIEYVKKAHQLFYGLHSIGWDVAVTDSGIMLIEGNDNWDTDFAQWNNGKKDQYNKYFR